The Corallococcus silvisoli genome contains the following window.
CGCGGTTTGGTGGGCCTCACGCATCCGCACCTCACCCCGGATCCACGCCCGCCCTACGGCGATGGCGTCACGAGGGCGCGTGTCCGCGGGGCACGCACTCTCGAACAAGGGCAGGACGTGCTCCGCGCAGAGCGCGGCCCACTCCGCGAGCAGGTGATGGTCCTCGTCGGACAGGCTCCCGCCACGACGAATCGTGATCAACCTGGGGTCTCGCACTTTCGGCAGGATCGGCATGGGCGGATCCTCGCCCATCCTCCTCGTCGACGCGATGGAGTCGGCGCGGCGGAGGGGGCGCCTCGGGACCGAGGTCCCGTCACGAAGGCGCGAGCTCGCGCGCCTGGAGCCGCCTGCGCGAGATGAGGTAGGCCACGCCGAGGTTGGGGAGCCAGCAGAGCCAGGCGACGATTCTGTAGGCCGAAACGAAGTCGCCCAGCGCGTGAGCCAGGAAGGGCAGCCAGAGTCTCAGCGTGACCGCGGCGAAGCAGGCGGCATAGCTGTAGGTCATCATGAGCCGGTGCTCTTCGATTCGCCGGCCCTTGACGAGCCGATAGGCGGAGGCCGTGGTGTAGAGCCAGACAATGCCCAGGCTGACGAAGCCCGACGCGGCGATGACGCCACCCGTGGCGAAGAAGCCAACGTAGACGCTGGCGAGCCCGCTCAGCAGGACCGCCCCGACATAGACCTTTCCGAGGAACCGGTGGGCGCCTGGGCGCTCGAGGCGCAGTCTCGCGACGAACTGGGTCCAGCCGATGGCCAGCGCGAGTCCCCCCAGGGCGATGTGCGTGTAGAAGGCCGCGTTCCAGACGGGGTCGGTCAGCAGCTCGCTGCTCTTCGAGGCGCGGAGTCCGAAGTTGGAGGCCGCGAGGAAGTAGCTGCCGGGATAGAGGCCTACGGCCAGACAGAGGGCGGCGAACAGGACCCAGAGCCCCTTGCTTGCCATCGTGGAGCCTCGTGGTTCGGAGGAGGGAAGCGCCATGCGGGAATTCAAACACCAGCAGCCGCGTGCCGTGTTCCTCTGCTTCGCTCAGGCGCTGCGCAGCTTGCGTCCTGACAGGTTGCCGTCGTTCGCGGGCGCGATGGACCGGAACGTCGCGCCCGGCTTGCACCCCTTGGGGACCAGGGCCTTGGGGAGGATGAGCACGTAGTGGACCTCGCCGGGCACCGTGCCCCTGCGCAGGGTCCGCTCGGGCTCTTGGGCGAAGCTTCTCGGAGCGATGCTCTCCGCCAGGTCGAACCCTCGCGAGCGACAGAAGCGGAGGTGATCCACGTTGACGTGGCGATGAAGGGCCTGGGCGCCCGGAGCGTCGAGCAGGAGCTGGAGCCCGTGCAGGGGAACGCTCACCCGATAGGTGGAGTGGTACGCCGTCCCCAGGCGGGTGGCACGGAGCCTCACGGCGCACAGATTCTTGGGCAGCGCATCGAGGAAGAAGTCCTGCCGCCAATCTTCCGAGCCACCCAACTGGCTCAGCCGGGCCTGCAGCCTTGCGCGGGCCGCGGGCTTGCCGGTGTCGAGCACCGTCGCGATGGTCCGCGCCAGCGTGGCGCAGTCCGCGGCATCCACGCCCGCGGCGGTGGCGAGGACCTTGCGGCGCCTCGGAGAGAGCCACGCGAGGAGCTGGGCGCGCAGCGCCTCCGCGCCCATGTTCTCCACGGCTTCTATCTCCACCGAGAACGTGGGCTCCGTGCGCAGCGGCTGGGCGTCCACCCACTTGCGGGCGGCTTTCGCCTTCGCGGGCTCGAGGAACCAGTACGACGCGAAGCGGGCCTCGACCGCCTTGCGGACGTACTCGGCCATGCTTCGCGCCACGGGGACGGGGGAGCCCTCCTCGCCCGCGGCGGCGGCCACGACGCGCGCCTCTTCGAGGCCCTGGCTCGCGCTTCGGAGCAGGTATGCCATGGCCTGGTCGTTGTGCAGGTCCACGATCATCGCCCGAGCATCTGGAGCGAAGTTGTAGCTGGAGCTTCTCTGGAACCACGAACCCTGGATGAGGCCCACCGCGCCGCTGTGCCCGGAGTCGTCGGTGGCGCGCCAGCGGAGGACCCTGGCCCCCAGGTTCTCGAAGAAGTTCGCGCTGTGCTTGGGGACCTTGGGGCTGGAGCGCGCCATCGGCGGCATCTGTCGCTCGACCGCGACGTTGGCCAGATGCTGAAGCCTGGTCATCCACAGCTCCAGGTCGTTCAACGCCTCCAGGTCTTCATCGAGCCGCGCGGGTGAGAGTGACTTGGGCATGTCTGGCCTCTTCCAGCCTCCCGGAGAGGTCCGAGAGGCGTCTGGGAAGATAGCAAGGGTGCGCGTGTGCGAACCATCACCGCGCGCCGTCGTCTGTGCTTCGCATTGACGCGCCCATGACGTCGCCTCTCCGTTCATGGAGAGAAGGTGCTTGCTCATCAAGGTGTGGATTCCGCCCGTGGCGCAGCGACGGGGGCTTCGGGTCACCGAGGGCGACGGACTCAAGCCACGTCCATCCCGGCAAGGCCGATGCTGCTCATGCGCCCTCCCGCCGCGTGCCGGCACCCGTCGGAGCATCCCAGAGGCCCAGTCGGCCGACCATCGTGCGGATGTAGTCCGCTTCCGAGAGCTGCCGACGCGCCGCCACCGCCAGGGTGGCCTCCTTCCCGAGCACGTAGCGCAGCGCGGGGGCGGGGTTCGCGAGCACGTCCAGCACGCAGCCCGCGAGCTCCGCCGGGTCACCGCCCGCGTCGCCCGTGATGCGCTCGAGCCTCGCGAGCATTCGCGCACTTGGCTCGGCGTAGCTGGGCTCGCGCCTGGAGGGCCTCGCGAACGGGATGCCCGTGCGCATCCCATCCAGTTCGACCAGCGAGACATGAACGCCGTGCGGACGGACTTCGTAGGCCAACGACTCCGAGAGCGCTTCGAGCGCGTGCTTGCTGGCGGCGTACGCCCCCAGAAAGGGAGGGGGAAGCAGGCCCGCCAGCGAGCTGATGGCGACGATTCGCCCCCGCTGGCGCACCCGCATCGCGGGCAACACGGCCCGCATCACCCGAAGCGCGCCGAAGCAGTTGGTCTCCATCTGGGCCTGTGCCTCCGCGATGGAGGTCTCCTCGACGGCGCCGACGAAGGCGCACCCGGCGTTGCTGATGAGCACGTCGATGCGCCCGGCGGCGCGCAGCACCTCCGCGACGCAGGCTTCGACGGAGGCGTCATCGCGGACGTCCAGGGGGAGCAGCGTGAAGGGGGCCTCGGGTGCGCGTGAAGGGGTCCGGCTGGTGCCGAACACGCGGTACCCCTGGGAGGCGAGCAGGGTGGCGGTGGCGCGGCCAAGCCCGGAGGACGCCCCTGTGACCAGGACGACGGGAGAAGAAGCGGTGGAGTCCATGTGCGTGTTTCCTTTCGGTGCGAGGTAGAATACGAATGTTCATTCGCGTTCTGTATTCGCATTGGCTCCAGGAGGACCTCGCATGGCTCGACCCAAGCTCCACCCTCGGAAGATGCCGCGGCAGGAGCGCTCGCGCGCCATGGTGGAGACGATCTTGGAGGCGACGGTTCGCGTTCTGCTCGCGCGGGGGTACGACGGGCTGACGACCATCGCGGTCGCCGAGCGCGCGGGAGTGAGCGTCGGCTCGCTCTACCAGTACTTCCCGAACAAGGAGTCGCTGGTCGCGCTGCTCGCCGAGCGGCACGTGGCCGAGCTGATGACCTGTGTCGAGGACGCGCTCTCAGGCGCGGACCCGTCCAATCCCGAATCCGCCATCCGTGCGCTCGTGCGCGCCGGTGTCGACTCCCACCGCATCGCGCCCGCGCTGCACAAGGTCCTGCTCGAGCAGGTGCCGCGCATCGGCCGGCTGGCGAAGGTGATGGAGGCCGGCCAGGCGATTGTCGTGAAGCTCGAACACTTCCTCCGCCCCTACCAAGGCCGGCTCGTCGTTCCAGACCTGAAGGTCGCGGCCTTCGTCGTCGAGACCCTCATCGAGTCCCTGACGCACCGGCTGGTCATCGAGCAGCCAGACTTTATCGACGCCACGCGGCTGGAGGAGGAGGCCACGGAGGCGGTGATGGGCTACCTCTTCGGCCCGCGCGGCAGGCGCGGACGCCGGTCGTCACCGCGCGCCTTGAAGGGCTGAAGGGGACCGGGAAGGCGACCATGGCGAGGACCTTCATCGCAGCCAGAGGAGGGGCCTGATTTCGGTGTATTGAGTCGGCCCATCTCCTGGGGTGCGGCGCACGCGTGCTTCCTTGGAGTCACTCTCCGTCCGAGGCCCTCAGCGAGCGCGTACGGTGCAGGAGGTCTTGATGTAGTCCACGTCGTCGTAGTAGGCGCATGAGAAGTAGACGTCGAGCTTGGCGGTCGCGGTGCAGTCTTGCCGCCCGGTCTGGGCTGTGAGGTCCGTGTCCAGGTTCACGCAGTCGCAGCTCTTGCAGGTCGCCTTCTTCTCCAGACAGAGATGGCTCGTCTCCGCGGTGACGAGGGTCGCGCAGTACTGGGTGGCGCGTTTGCAGGTGGTGTCGCCACACTCCAGGGTCTCCGGGAACACGTGGGTGTTCTCGTCCACGGGCTCCTTCACAGGGTCTTCGTTCGAGCCACCACAGCCCACCACCAGCATGGAGAGAAGCACCAGGTACCGCGTCGTCGCTGTCATGTCGTCCACCCGAAGAGTCATGGAGGGCATGAACGCCCCCTGACGGGGAGAGACAGGCCGGGCGACATCGTTGCGTGAAATCGACCGCCACCTCCCGGTGGAGGTGCCGGACGGGCACGCTGATGGCTTCTGCGTGAGGGAGGTCGTCGCATCGGCGTGCGCGCTGGGCTCCCACTCGCAGTGCCGTTCGGGGTGGGCGGACCCGCTGGGAGTATCTGGGGGCTGACGGAGGTCGGAGGTCAGGCTGGAGTTCTGAATCGTGCGCCAGCGAGGGTGTCCTCGTCTGGCGCTTTTTATTTCGACGCGGCGCTTCGGACGCTCGCCGCGCCAATCCAACCGCAGCGCCAGTGCGCCACTCCCCAGGGGGTTCAGCCATTCACGGCTGAGCGGTTGGGGCCGTGCGTCCAGATGGAGATCGACGATGACCCCCTCGAAGTTTGACCACCCTCCCCACACGACCCCTCGACGAGAAGTCTGGTTCGAGAGCGATGGCGCACGGCTCTTCGCCCTCGACGTCGGCCAAGGACACCCCGTCGTGT
Protein-coding sequences here:
- a CDS encoding TetR/AcrR family transcriptional regulator, giving the protein MARPKLHPRKMPRQERSRAMVETILEATVRVLLARGYDGLTTIAVAERAGVSVGSLYQYFPNKESLVALLAERHVAELMTCVEDALSGADPSNPESAIRALVRAGVDSHRIAPALHKVLLEQVPRIGRLAKVMEAGQAIVVKLEHFLRPYQGRLVVPDLKVAAFVVETLIESLTHRLVIEQPDFIDATRLEEEATEAVMGYLFGPRGRRGRRSSPRALKG
- a CDS encoding SDR family NAD(P)-dependent oxidoreductase, with the translated sequence MDSTASSPVVLVTGASSGLGRATATLLASQGYRVFGTSRTPSRAPEAPFTLLPLDVRDDASVEACVAEVLRAAGRIDVLISNAGCAFVGAVEETSIAEAQAQMETNCFGALRVMRAVLPAMRVRQRGRIVAISSLAGLLPPPFLGAYAASKHALEALSESLAYEVRPHGVHVSLVELDGMRTGIPFARPSRREPSYAEPSARMLARLERITGDAGGDPAELAGCVLDVLANPAPALRYVLGKEATLAVAARRQLSEADYIRTMVGRLGLWDAPTGAGTRREGA
- a CDS encoding DUF2306 domain-containing protein — its product is MASKGLWVLFAALCLAVGLYPGSYFLAASNFGLRASKSSELLTDPVWNAAFYTHIALGGLALAIGWTQFVARLRLERPGAHRFLGKVYVGAVLLSGLASVYVGFFATGGVIAASGFVSLGIVWLYTTASAYRLVKGRRIEEHRLMMTYSYAACFAAVTLRLWLPFLAHALGDFVSAYRIVAWLCWLPNLGVAYLISRRRLQARELAPS